A window of the Vanessa cardui chromosome 12, ilVanCard2.1, whole genome shotgun sequence genome harbors these coding sequences:
- the LOC124534235 gene encoding centromere protein S-like, whose translation MTLFEYLKTSEKVRSALHRDVVAICTEASHCLGLEITRPATAIIAELVFRKVSAYGLDLEAFAKHAKRSVINQDDVKLLARRNSSLRDRLNGLCKNTPSASKDKRRKTTVPVLKPETTRKEVDDENQSKKQKVSMDDEFNLPGPSKISDDIVTGDPNADDDIIVMD comes from the exons ATGAcactttttgaatatttaaaaactagcgAG AAAGTTCGTTCTGCATTACACCGGGATGTTGTAGCTATTTGCACAGAAGCTAGCCACTGTCTTGGGCTGGAAATAACGAGGCCAGCTACGGCAATAATAGCTGAGCTAGTCTTTAGAAAAGTTTCAGCATACGGACTGGATTTAGAAGCATTCGCTAA aCACGCGAAGCGTTCGGTGATAAATCAAGACGATGTAAAATTATTAGCAAGAAGGAACAGTTCATTG aGAGATCGTCTCAACGGGCTATGTAAAAATACACCGTCAGCATCCAAAGACAAGCGTCGCAAAACAACAGTACCAGTTTTGAAACCAGAAACAACAAGGAAGGAAGTAGATGATGAGAATCAGAGTAAGAAACAAAAGGTAAGTATGGACGATGAATTTAACTTACCCGGACCATCGAAAATATCTGACGATATAGTAACCGGTGATCCCAATGCTGATgatgatattattgtaatgGATTAA